The Pseudomonas sp. MPC6 nucleotide sequence ACCGCACCTGGGCTGGCAGCGTCCTGGCGTTGTCGGTATTGCGTCAATTGCAATGGGAGCCGGAGTCGGACGCCAAGCGCCATGTGGTGGAGATGGTCAAGAACGTCGCCCGGCAACTGGGCAACACCCCGGCGGTCTGCCGCAAGTGCTACATCCACCCGGCAGTGCTCGACGGATTTCTCCTGGGGGCCCTGGCCGAGTTGCCGCGCCCCAGAACACGCAAAGGACTCAGGGCCGAGGAAGTCGGACTGGCGACTTTTCTCGAGAAGATGATCGCCGCCGCGGACAATCCCTGACTGGCGGCACACCGCCGATTCAACCGACGAACTGCCCGTTGATTTTTTGCATGATCGCAAATGGCTTCTATGCTTGTTCTGGACACTGCAATGACGCAGTTGAGCGCCAGGTCTCAGATCACCGCCCGACAAGGCTGTAGTCCGGGTCTATACTGAAAAATGCTGAAGGATCAGCGACCCATCGGTCGAAAGCTCGCTCCCAGCGGGCTTTTTGCTACCACTGACAAGGTTTCTTCAACGGAGGTGTTTGCCATGTCCGAAAAAGAGTCCATCACCACCCTGCTCACCCTGCTTGACTCGCGCCAGGCTCGCTTGGCTGCGGCGTGCAAGGAAATCGCCGACTGGGTCGACCATCAAGGAGGGCACCCGACTGCACTCAGAATTCGTGATCGACTGAATGACATCGAGAAGGACACGCCACTGATCCGCAACACGCTGTCTTCGCTCAAACCTGTCGACCCGCCCCTGCCGCGGTTCAGATGATTGGATCTGGTCAACGGATTCGAGAGCACGGCCTGATTCAGGACGCATGAACGGCAACGATCAGTTACCGGGTGCGTCCTTGCCTGAGTGCTTGCCACTACACCCGTCAACCCGACCTGGCGTCGGGATTTTTTTACCTGAAGTTTCCTTTCACATTGCTTTCACAATTCACCCCCTACAGTGGCCTCACTCCTTTTGAAGCATCCCTTGGCCCGCCCGCATGCGAGCCTTTTTTTTTGCCCGTGACCCGGCCGACGAACATTATCACCTGCGCAAGGTCAAACGATCACACGTCACCAAGGAGACGTCTGATGGTCACCCACTTCAAGATCGGCGGGCATCTGGCCTGCGGTCATAAAGGCTCCAATCTCACCTCGACCCGCGAACTGAACCGCGTGAAATGCAGAAGCTGTCGCAACACCGACGCCTTCAAGCAAGCCCGCAAAGACCAGCGCAACGCTGCACGCCGCGCCTCCCGTACAACCAGAGTCACCCGCACTGCCAACGACTGGCGCGCGGCCTGGACCGAGCGGCTCACCGCCATGGCCGGACGGCAACGCTTGCCTCGGGGTTTTACCGGCCAACCATTCGTTTAGCCAAGCCATCAGGCGGCCGGGTTGCGTTGATTCGGCCCGGCCGCCTCTTGCACAGCACTCAGTAGAAAATCGGATGGAACAAGGCTGTTCGTTATGTTTCCAAAGGTATATGCCCTGACCTTGCAGGCGGGGCGTTACTGGAGAGGAAATCCCGATGAACAGTAGACTTGTGCTTCTGCTTGCCTGCCTGAGCCCTACCCTGACGATGGCCCAGGGGTGCGATGTCCTGACCCGATCCCAGAGCCCTTCCGTGCCCGTCATCGAGACCCACACCTGCTATGAGTACAAAGGCATGCCGGTGGACGCCACCGACTGGTCCTGCAGCAACGAGAGCAAGGAGATGCTGACCAGCACCAAGAAAAAAGTCGAACAGTGCGACGACCTTTACCAGGCCACATGCCTGGGCACCGTGACGCCCGAATCCCTGGCCAACCCTCAGTCCGTCAGCAAGGACAAGAACAGCAAGGCACTGAACATCCCGAAAGATGCCCAGATCATTACCTATTACTACGGGGCTGAAAATCTCGGGCAATCGAAGGTCGATTGCGAAACCGGCGGTGGCACCTGGAAACAGAAATAGTGACTGACGCATACTGAACTTAACTGACCCGCCTGGTTGGGCACCACAGCGCTTAAGGTTAGAAAAATCAAAACTACGCACTATATTATTTGATTATTAGTGCTATAGCGTCGCTGCCAGCAAGGGGCGGCGTTGTCGTGTCAATTTGTTGGCAACAATGAATTTCCTCAACTAGGATTCCTAGCGCATCCAGCGTCGTTTTTTATAACTGCGTCCAATCAGGGAGAGATAGATGTCATCCATCCGTGCCGCCGAAAAAACCTATCGTGGCTGGTCCAGCCCGATCCTGCTCGAACTCAAGGAGCGAGAGCATCAACTGGATCCTGATGCCCGGCAGGCCTTGCAAAACGTGCTGGTGGAGAGAAGGCTGCTGGATGTCGGCAATCCTGCAGGGAGCGATCGCCGCAAGCCTGATCCGACGCCTGGCGGAGGTCGACCATAAATTTGTAAAACACCGGTATCGATACTCGTCCTGTCACAGACCAGAACCCAAGATTCTGTGTCGATTGGGTCTGGTGACGCTCCTGGCCTGGCGATCAAAAAAGAGGTTGCGCGTTGTGAAAGGCAAATTATTGGGCGCCGCCGCCACCTTGGCGATTATTGGTGCCGTGACTTATGGGTTGAGCACTTGGGAAGCCAGCGAGAATCCGCAACGGGATGAGCAGTGCAAGATTGCCCGACAGCGTGTGAAAGTGTTGGAAATCCAGGCACGCGCACTGGCCGCGGGGCTCTCGGTCGATGGCTACGCCGAGGCCGAGAAGGCCGAAGTCGGCAAGCTGGTTCTCGCGCTCGATACGGCCAGGAATGAACAAGAAGTCGAGGCGGTCATCGCGGCGCACGCTGCCACGGTTCAAGCGCAGGTTGCCGCGTCCGATGCCGAGGTAAACTCCCGGGGCGATCAGCTGTTTCTCGAGCAACGGCTCAAAGAGCAGCGAATCCCCGCCGACGTCAAACAGCAACTCAAGCGCGCCGAAAAGGCCGTCGCCATCGCCTGTAACTGACCGTTGGCATTTCACTCCAGCTCGATCTGGCGATATCCAAGCCCACCCAGTAACGTGACCAGTTCCGTCCAAGTGAATCCTGCTTGCTTGTTCAGCAGCTTCTAGATCGAGTGGGGCATACGATCGTCGTCATGCTTGACCAGTACATCGGAAAGGAAGGGGAAAAGTCTTGTCAACGATGTGAATTGCGGAACATATCAAAAATTGCGCAACAAAAACACGAAGGGCCTGCATGAGAAATCTCACGCAAGCCCTTGATATGTATGGTGCCCGAAGCCGGAATCGAACCGGCACGCCCTTACGAGCGGGGGATTTTAAGTCCCATGCGTCTACCAGTTTCGCCATTCGGGCGGTAGCGCGGTGAAGCGGTCTGAACAGTGCCAATTAAACAAGCTGGCCATTCTGACGCTTGTGCAGCAGAGGTGGAAATATATACATCCCATCCCGGTGAAGCAAGTTCGCAAATGCCCATTTCAAGACTAAATCTTGCCGGACAATGCAAATAAAAAAGCTCCGTAAATCATAGATCTACGGAGCTTGTTTAAAGTGGAGGCCGAGGTCGGAATCGAACCGGCGTAGGTGGATTTGCAATCCACTGCATAACCATTTTGCTACTCGGCCTCAAACATCTGATGTCATGTAGCACAACACCAAACGCGTACAAACTTGGAGTAAGATCTTGATCTAACTCCTTGAAAACATTGAGCTTTTTGAGCGGTCAGTGCTTTCGATGGCGTGAATTATGTACTGATTTCCCGAGGCTGGCAACCCCTTGATTTCAAAAAAAATTCTGCCGGGTGGATTGGCTGTTTTTCGAGCGCCCGTTCAGCCCTGCGGGTCGGGATCTTCGGCTATTTGTACCACGGCAATCAACGGGTCTATACCCCAGTCCCCGTGCAGATACCAGTCGTCCCCGATCATTTCGGCAGGATGCATCGTCCGGTCGGAGCCATTGCCACAGGCTAATGAACTGGCTGGGCAATACCGGTCGCAGCCCCAGCAAATGCGCTCGGGGTGTTTGGGGCTGATGGGAAAAGGCTTGGCCATGTCGATCCCTCGGTTTATATCCAGGGTGTACCGCCAACGTACATCGTTCGCGCAACGGTGACCTTGATAGGGATCAAGCGCCGACATTGAGCGCGCGTACCTGATGGCAGTCTTGAGGCTAGACTTTCGACAGCCACATGAATTGACCTGGAGATGCTGCTGATGCCTGATAAAACCCCTCCCTCGACCGAACAATCCCCGGTCCAATTGTCGACCTGGGAAGATATAGGCGCGGAACAATCACTCGAAGCAGAGGCCTTTACCACGCCACCGGATTTGACCAATGCCGAGCTGGTACATCTGCGTGTCCGGGTGATCGCCCTGGAAAACCTGGTCATTGCCTTGCTGACCCAGGGGTCGGCTCAGCAGTTGGCTATCGCCCGGGAAATGGCGGCCTACATTTCCCCCCGCCCCGGCTTCACCCAGCATCCGCTGACGATTCATGCGGCGGCGCAGATGAATGACAGCGTCGATCGTGCCGAGCGATTTCGCAAGCGTTATGCGCCTTGATCCGCGTGATGTACGGATGTTGCAACCTGGATCAACCTCGCAACACAAAGGCGGGAAACAGCTCGCGCATCTCGGCCCAAAGCTCAGGCAACAAGGCTTGCGCCGAAACGCTCGACAACAGCGGATCGAACATCCGCTCGGTACGCACCAGTTGCACGGCGAAGCGCTTGACCCCGAGCTGGCTCAAACGCTGCGCCAGGATCAATAGACGCGCCGGCTCGAACAAATGCCAGTGGACAGTGGTGCGACATTCATAGGCGACCCCACTGGCCAGCAGATGCTCGAGGCTGCGCCAGTTGGCGGTGCCGCTGCCCTCGACCCGGGTGATGGCCTGGCAGTCCTCGGGCAACGCCTTGACATCGAAACCGACCCAATCGGCCCCGGCCAGGGCCCTTGAAAAGGCCGCGGGCTTGATCCCTGCGCTGTGCAAACCGATGCGAAAACCCAGCGTCCGCACTTCATCCATGGCGTTGGGCAAGGCATCCTGCAGGGTCGGTTCTCCGCCGCTGAACACTACGGCATCGAGCAGGTCCTGGCGCCGTTGCAGAAACGCCAGCACCCGCCGCCAGTCCACCTCCTCGGTGCCACGGGGAGGGATCAACTGAGGGTTATGACAGTAGCGACAGCGCCAGGCGCACCCCTGGCAGAACAGCACGCACGCGAGCTGTCCCGGGTAGTCGATAGTGGTCAGGGGCACCATGCCCCCGACCCGCAGCATTCGACTCATTGGCGCCCGGCCAGTGCCGCGCTTTCAGTGAAATGCACCCGCTCGCGGTGCTCTGACTGTTTGCCTGGATTGAACGCCGACACGGGACGGTGGTAACCCATCACCCGGGTCCAGACTTCGCAGCGTTGACGTTGAGCCTGGGGCAGTGGTTGCGATGCAGTCATGGTGAAGCTCCTTGCGGTTGAGTGGATTGAAATGAACGAACGGTACGGAGGTCCCCTGTAGGAGCTGGCTTGCCAGCGAAAGCGGCCTCGAGTCTTGCAGCGCTCATGAAGACGCCTTCGCCGGCAAGCCGGCTCCTACAGAGGAGCGTGATCGGCTTCAATGAACGGTGCCGATACCAAACCCTGTAGGAGCTGGCTTGCCAGCGAAAGCGGCCTCGAGTCTTGCAGCGCTCATGAAGCCGGCTCCTACAGAGGAGCGTGATCGGCTTCAATGAACGGTGCCGATACCAAACCCTGTAGGAGCTGGCTTGCCAGCGAAAGCGGCCTCGAGTCTTGCAGCGCTCATGAAGACGCCTTCGCCGGCAAGCCGGCTCCTACAGAGGAGCGTGATCGGCTTCAATGAACGGTGCCGATACCAAACCCTGTAGGAGCTGGCTTGCCAGCGAAAGCGGCCTCGAGTCTTGCAGCGCTCATGAAGCCGGCTCCTACAGAGGAGCGTGATCGGCTTCAATGAACGGTGCCGATACCAAACCCTGTAGGAGCTGGCTTGCCAGCGAAAGCGGCCTCGAGTCTTGCAGCGCTCATGAAGACGCCTTCGCCGGCAAGCCGGCTCCTACAGGGGGGTGATCAGCATCAGTGAAGGGAGCCGGTCTGCTGTTCTTTGAGCAGCAGGACCTCGTCGCATTTGGGGCAGAACTCGTGTTCGCCATCCAGGTAGCCGTGCACCGGGCAGATGGAGAACGTCGGGGTCACGGTCAGGTACGGCAGGCGGAAGCGGCCAAGGGCCTTGCGCACCAGTTGCTTGCAGGCTTCGGTAGAGGAAATCCGCTCGGCCATGTACAGGTGCAGGACCGTGCCGCCGGTGTATTTGCATTGCAGTTCGTCCTGCAGCTCCAGGGCTTCGAAGGGGTCG carries:
- a CDS encoding DUF3079 domain-containing protein, with amino-acid sequence MAKPFPISPKHPERICWGCDRYCPASSLACGNGSDRTMHPAEMIGDDWYLHGDWGIDPLIAVVQIAEDPDPQG
- a CDS encoding anaerobic ribonucleoside-triphosphate reductase activating protein, which produces MSRMLRVGGMVPLTTIDYPGQLACVLFCQGCAWRCRYCHNPQLIPPRGTEEVDWRRVLAFLQRRQDLLDAVVFSGGEPTLQDALPNAMDEVRTLGFRIGLHSAGIKPAAFSRALAGADWVGFDVKALPEDCQAITRVEGSGTANWRSLEHLLASGVAYECRTTVHWHLFEPARLLILAQRLSQLGVKRFAVQLVRTERMFDPLLSSVSAQALLPELWAEMRELFPAFVLRG
- the nrdD gene encoding anaerobic ribonucleoside-triphosphate reductase is translated as MTASQPLPQAQRQRCEVWTRVMGYHRPVSAFNPGKQSEHRERVHFTESAALAGRQ